The genome window GAGAGGAAAGTTCAACTCAGTTTCACTAAGAAATTTAAGAAGTATCATTGCAGTAGTTTCATTGATTAGAGTAATGCTAAATAgccatttataaaaaaataaaataaaaaagtagaTTTGACAATCAAAAGTTAATTACCTCAAACAGAAAGGAGGAAAACGTTTGCAGGCAGCTTATGTCTcttcataatttattaaaacgAATAAATTAGTTGTGAGATTTAATCTCAGCCATTTATAGTGCATTAATCTAATACTGCAAAACTTGTGTCAAAACTTATATAACAAACAGAGTGCCATGCATCCACCCCCGTGTAATAGATGGTCAGAGAGAAATATAAGGGtaagtttaaatttttgctGCTTCAATTGGTCTCCTCCCCTGCTGGTAGTATTCGAAATAGATGccaacataattttttaccTTTTTGTACAATCTTGGCGTTGACTCATTGACCAGGCTTTCAAAGGGTTCAATATCTTTATCTGATTCCGGGATGCAGAAGGCAGCCGAAGAGATCCTCTCCTTGTCTGGATTTGTCACTACCCTGTGTACAGGGCTCTTGAAAATTCCATTGCTCAATATCTGCGTATCACAAGGAAACCAACAATCAAAGGTGTCACAGGGTTCAAACTTGAGACCATTGGTGTGCAAGTCAAGGCCCTTTTCCACTATGCTAGACCCCATTGACCAAAAGGGTACATTTTTAAGCTTTCAATCACAcaccaaatttcaatttaagcTTTACTCTTTAGGCATTGCTTTAAAGGTTAAAACCAATAATTGAACAGGTTGAGAAAGAACATTTGATTTACCTCTGCCTGATCACCGACATTAATGAGAAGCGCCTCAGGAACAATGGGAGCTCTAAACCACTGATCATCTTTCAGAAACTGAAGACCTTCCACTTGTTTGTCTTGCAAGAGAAGGGTGATTATTGTTCCATCTGCATGCGGTTTCACACCCAGGACAACATCAGGCCTTGAACAAGGAGGATAAAAGTTAAACCTCACATCCATTTTCCCTTGTTCTCCATACAGGTCCCGAAAGCAATTAACATCCAAATTCAATGACCTTGCCATGGCCTCCAGGACAGTTTTTGTTACCACTTGTAACTTCATCGTATATTGGTCTAAAGTTTCACTGCAGTAATAATATATGTTGAACTCTGAGGGATCATGATATGCTTATTGCTTCAATGTGAAGGAAGAAGATACATGTATAGCAAACACAAGTTACCTAAAAGATTTGGGATTTTGAGGCCAAAATTTGAGCTTTCGGTGCTCTTCTGGATATACAGAAAGGTATAGCCGGTCAGACCAATCAAGTGTTTGTTGTTCTGAAAAAACCATGTCGTTCCCATATCCTTGAATATCGTTGACTTGTCTCAAGTATTTCTGCTTCTCTTCCACTGGAAGTGCAAAAAATTGTTTGGTCATTTCGCGGACCTCGTCTAGGAATTCAGGTGTCATGCCATGATTTATTACCTGGAACACAGAGTTTCAAACATGTTTTACATATAGGTGGATGGATCtaatcaaacaaaacacagggaaaaaccaaatttaatataataataatacagcATCCTGATCCTGGGATATGCTTAGAAATCTAGATCACTTGTACCAAGTTTTCTGAACTAAACACAAAAGTTTGCTGAATTAGATCAGCCCATATCGGCCCAGTTGATGGATATACTCTTTACGTACTAGTTGTTTGAAATTCAGACCTGAAAGCAACCCCATGTGGTAAGAGCTGATCGAAGTTTCTCAAGTTGTTGTGTAGTGATTGAGGATGGTGTGAGGAGGAGGCCAAGATCAATGACTGGTATATCCATCAACTGGGCCGAAGAAGCATTTGGGGCTCCAACTTTGTGGATATATTTCTCAGGCACTTGTTTCGCTTTGCCTTTTCCGAGCAGCTCTTGGACAGTTTGAGATCCTAACTCTATCTTGGCAGCCATGTCCATGTGGTTAGTTCCTTTCTAGCCCGCTAAAGAAAGAGCTTCTGTAATATCAGCtgcaaatgaaaatgatatcTCCCGGTGCTCACTTCTCACCTTCAAGGAAAGCTCATGATGGGagtgtaaacacgaatttcttgcgacaaatgagacaagaacacgtgtacaaaataatattgtatttatgaaatttatggttacaatctctgtattgaatcctctgattcgatctccaaagtgtttaaagaaaatttgtgtttgatacaagggtcgtagagacttgatcttgatcaaatgggtagcacgaagcttgtttggtgtttgggatttttatggtgaaggaaccggcacgtatttgttgtgcttggtagCTCTTCCaaggtagggtgaagaatgcagagagttttctgtttcttctgagtgctaggttttttttctctgaccCCTTCTTCGGTCTTGAGGCcttctatttataggcttttgtcggatgcttgacctaaataactttccctatttaaaaccttgatttgtgggattttgatttgatttaaatcaattcccataatctggcaatttaaccagattatctttaattgattaacctgattaatatttgatttaaatcaaagtcaatcacagaagattctttcctttatttttgtcttcatcttgatccgtttgatgcactccgtcagATGTCGCCATTTGTCATTATTGACAACTAAcccgattttgatgagtcatacgCCACATGGGCGAATTACGGGGCCcacgatttaatccaccgaaccctaattattttcttgtcaatggaatttattacaccaaaatttctttgtctacaaattGCCCCCACTTCATGATGCATTGTAGACATGGGCCTTTTCACGTGTAGGAGGTGCAGCTTGAAGTGTTCCCCTTTGTTTTCACATgggcctcttttttttttttttttgggtaataatATCCAATATTGGTAAGATCTTGGGAAGCAAGATACTTtcctaaactaggaatgagaaaCCCTAGCATCACTAGGAGCTTTGATGGTCTTTGGTTTCTTTAAATAACACTATGTTCATGAATATTGAGATCAACCAAATAGAACAGTAGAAAAACTCCTCTTGTTGGCGAGAAGGTCTACGACTTTGAAGTTTGCATCATCCGAAtctcagcaaccaaagtgGTGAGAGTTGCTTGTTGGCAAGCCTAAACCCATTCTTCTTGTTGGTAAGCCTGAACCCATTCCCATTCTTCTTGTTGGTAAGCCTGAacccattcttcttcttcttcttcttcttctcctttttttttttccccgaTGGAAGCAAGATTGGGAGTAATAAGGTGGGCAGGTTGGGAGTAATAGGGTTGGCGGGTtcgttggttttttttttttttttttccccttcttttGGGTGGAAGCAAGATTGGAAGAGGGTTGGAACATTAGGGCCTGGTCAGTAAGGTTGGAGGCAGGCCCGATATGGGCTGGAAGGGAGGCGCTGGGCCTTGTGCTGGAATTGGAGGCGCTGGGCCTTGTGTGCTACTTGGGCTGCGCAGGAAGAGAAGTTGGGCTGCTGTGCGGACTGGGCTGCCCCACTTTAACTTGAGCTGCCccttttgtgtgtgtgtgtgtgtgtgtgtgtgcgtgtgtgtgtgtgcatatatataaatatttttataatgatgatatttatatatgtgtattGTTGTTGTAATAGGTACTTggaaagaaagtgaagaacaTGGACGTCCTATAAGCCCACAAAGCTTCATTTATCCTTTCATGCAAATCTTTCTTGGTTCTTCCAACAACTTTCTTCAACAGGTTGCAAAGAGTTTTGTTGAATGCTTCCGCAAGCCCGTTGGCTGGTGCATTGTACATTGAAGAGTTGCGTTGTTTGAAACCAAAGTCTTCACACAATTTATCCATCAACCGATTCGAGAATGGCTTGCCATTATCTGTGATGATGTAGCGTGGCACACCATACCGATTAATGATGTTTACCTTGATA of Prunus dulcis chromosome 4, ALMONDv2, whole genome shotgun sequence contains these proteins:
- the LOC117623774 gene encoding codeine O-demethylase-like is translated as MDMAAKIELGSQTVQELLGKGKAKQVPEKYIHKVGAPNASSAQLMDIPVIDLGLLLTPSSITTQQLEKLRSALTTWGCFQVINHGMTPEFLDEVREMTKQFFALPVEEKQKYLRQVNDIQGYGNDMVFSEQQTLDWSDRLYLSVYPEEHRKLKFWPQNPKSFSETLDQYTMKLQVVTKTVLEAMARSLNLDVNCFRDLYGEQGKMDVRFNFYPPCSRPDVVLGVKPHADGTIITLLLQDKQVEGLQFLKDDQWFRAPIVPEALLINVGDQAEILSNGIFKSPVHRVVTNPDKERISSAAFCIPESDKDIEPFESLVNESTPRLYKKVKNYVGIYFEYYQQGRRPIEAAKI
- the LOC117625527 gene encoding uncharacterized protein K02A2.6-like yields the protein MVKDCMDYVKKCQACQFHANFIHQPPEPLHPTITSWPFDAWGLDVVGPIAPKSSDGHSYILGATDYFSKWAEAVPLKEVKKENVVSFIKVNIINRYGVPRYIITDNGKPFSNRLMDKLCEDFGFKQRNSSMYNAPANGLAEAFNKTLCNLLKKVVGRTKKDLHERINEALWAYRTSMFFTFFPSTYYNNNTHI